In Humulus lupulus chromosome 6, drHumLupu1.1, whole genome shotgun sequence, a single genomic region encodes these proteins:
- the LOC133783851 gene encoding probable caffeine synthase MTL2 isoform X2: MEVEQVLHMNSGVGQASYANNSSLQRMVISIARPTLKESITEAYCNNKVFPECLRIADLGCSSSPNTLTVVSEIIHIIEAISCQRSNQQIDKSPAFQVFLNDLPMNDFNAIFRSLPSFYERLKKEKGDKFGTNCFITAMPGSFYGRLFPNNSMHIVHSSYSLHWLSQLISLQINVPKELVNEQTREAHNKGNICISETSPPIVFKVYLEQFRKDFTYFLRCRSEEIVNGGVMILTFMSSTKSDSPKSIIEILGRTLNDMAMQNIIEAESLDKFNMPLYFPNEKEVENVIQEEGSFSLQKLNAFETAWDTGFITIENSDKKYNDDDDKLERGKYISDYMRAGLESVLVKQFGETVMDELFQRLAYKVIESMAKEKWQHKNLVISLTKK; the protein is encoded by the exons ATGGAAGTAGAGCAAGTCCTCCACATGAATAGTGGTGTTGGCCAAGCTAGCTATGCAAACAACTCCTCTCTTCAA AGAATGGTGATATCAATTGCGAGACCAACACTGAAAGAAAGCATTACAGAAGCTTATTGCAATAATAAGGTCTTCCCAGAGTGTTTAAGAATAGCAGACTTGGGTTGCTCCTCAAGCCCCAACACACTGACTGTGGTGTCCGAAATCATCCACATCATTGAAGCCATTTCATGCCAACGCTCGAACCAGCAGATCGACAAGTCACCAGCTTTCCAAGTTTTCCTCAACGATCTTCCCATGAATGATTTCAATGCCATCTTTCGATCCCTTCCAAGCTTCTATGAGAGGctgaagaaagaaaagggtgacaAGTTTGGTACTAATTGCTTCATCACAGCAATGCCGGGGAGCTTTTATGGGAGGCTTTTCCCGAATAATTCCATGCATATTGTTCATTCTTCTTATAGTTTGCATTGGTTGTCAcag TTAATCTCATTACAAATTAATGTTCCAAAGGAGTTAGTAAATGAACAAACAAGAGAAGCACATAACAAAGGAAACATTTGCATTTCGGAGACAAGTCCTCCTATAGTTTTCAAAGTATATTTGGAGCAGTTTCGAAAGGATTTCACATATTTCTTAAGATGTCGTTCAGAGGAAATAGTCAATGGTGGTGTTATGATATTAACATTTATGAGCAGTACTAAAAGTGATTCTCCTAAGAGTATTATAGAAATATTGGGAAGGACACTAAATGACATGGCCATGCAG AATATAATTGAAGCAGAGAGCCTGGACAAGTTCAACATGCCATTATATTTTCCAAATGAAAAGGAAGTGGAAAATGTGATTCAAGAAGAAGGGTCTTTCTCTCTGCAGAAGTTGAATGCTTTTGAAACTGCTTGGGACACAGGTTTCATCACTATTGAAAATAGTGACAAAAAAtacaatgatgatgatgataagcTTGAGAGAGGGAAATATATTTCTGATTACATGAGAGCAGGTTTGGAGTCTGTTTTGGTGAAACAATTTGGAGAAACTGTAATGGATGAACTATTTCAAAGGCTCGCTTATAAGGTTATTGAGTCCATGGCCAAAGAAAAATGGCAACACAAGAACTTGGTTATTTCCTtgacaaaaaaataa
- the LOC133783851 gene encoding monomethylxanthine methyltransferase 2-like isoform X1, with translation MEVEQVLHMNSGVGQASYANNSSLQRMVISIARPTLKESITEAYCNNKVFPECLRIADLGCSSSPNTLTVVSEIIHIIEAISCQRSNQQIDKSPAFQVFLNDLPMNDFNAIFRSLPSFYERLKKEKGDKFGTNCFITAMPGSFYGRLFPNNSMHIVHSSYSLHWLSQNIIEAESLDKFNMPLYFPNEKEVENVIQEEGSFSLQKLNAFETAWDTGFITIENSDKKYNDDDDKLERGKYISDYMRAGLESVLVKQFGETVMDELFQRLAYKVIESMAKEKWQHKNLVISLTKK, from the exons ATGGAAGTAGAGCAAGTCCTCCACATGAATAGTGGTGTTGGCCAAGCTAGCTATGCAAACAACTCCTCTCTTCAA AGAATGGTGATATCAATTGCGAGACCAACACTGAAAGAAAGCATTACAGAAGCTTATTGCAATAATAAGGTCTTCCCAGAGTGTTTAAGAATAGCAGACTTGGGTTGCTCCTCAAGCCCCAACACACTGACTGTGGTGTCCGAAATCATCCACATCATTGAAGCCATTTCATGCCAACGCTCGAACCAGCAGATCGACAAGTCACCAGCTTTCCAAGTTTTCCTCAACGATCTTCCCATGAATGATTTCAATGCCATCTTTCGATCCCTTCCAAGCTTCTATGAGAGGctgaagaaagaaaagggtgacaAGTTTGGTACTAATTGCTTCATCACAGCAATGCCGGGGAGCTTTTATGGGAGGCTTTTCCCGAATAATTCCATGCATATTGTTCATTCTTCTTATAGTTTGCATTGGTTGTCAcag AATATAATTGAAGCAGAGAGCCTGGACAAGTTCAACATGCCATTATATTTTCCAAATGAAAAGGAAGTGGAAAATGTGATTCAAGAAGAAGGGTCTTTCTCTCTGCAGAAGTTGAATGCTTTTGAAACTGCTTGGGACACAGGTTTCATCACTATTGAAAATAGTGACAAAAAAtacaatgatgatgatgataagcTTGAGAGAGGGAAATATATTTCTGATTACATGAGAGCAGGTTTGGAGTCTGTTTTGGTGAAACAATTTGGAGAAACTGTAATGGATGAACTATTTCAAAGGCTCGCTTATAAGGTTATTGAGTCCATGGCCAAAGAAAAATGGCAACACAAGAACTTGGTTATTTCCTtgacaaaaaaataa
- the LOC133784765 gene encoding uncharacterized protein LOC133784765: protein MGYTKAWRSREKALRLVRGNPDDSYQKLPIYLYMLKQANPRTITHLLTDKEDRFKYLYIAFSNSIKASMLDSNNNIFVLAFGITDSENDNSWLWFFSKLRDTYGEPEVYDRHKSIENAVHMVYTNAFHGACMFHLLNNLKGKYGSHGEELQMKFIAAAKAYTKTECEHYMRGLDRIDRRIRPYLEKAKYETWARSYLPTKRYTMMTSNIAESLNAALKAARNLPIDILVECLRSLVQKWVWNSSNNANGTFTKVSTATENELRNDIVSKMKYEVLPFNTIEYKVRDQKGINFTVNIHNRTCTYNRFQEDEIPCGHAVAVIAKRNLSVYDYCAKFYRTEMLKALYQENVHPLPHKDEWNLPQDLDITVLPPNAIIPTGRPRKKRIRSRGEHKVIITCGKCAQPGHNRKTCRNPPFEKPNKQKKPKT, encoded by the exons ATGGGATACACAAAAGCATGGAGATCAAGAGAGAAAGCTTTGCGTCTAGTAAGAGGGAACCCCGATGATTCATATCAAAAGTTGCCAATATATCTTTACATGTTGAAGCAAGCAAATCCAAGAACAATAACACACCTACTCACAGACAAGGAAGATAGATTCAAATACCTATACATAGctttctctaactcaatcaagg CATCAATGTTAGATTCAAACAACAACATTTTCGTGTTGGCTTTTGGAATAACAGACTCTGAAAATGATAATTCATGGCTTTGGTTCTTCTCCAAACTGAGAGACACCTATGGAGAACCCGAAG TTTATGACAGACATAAGAGCATAGAAAATGCAGTACATATGGTGTACACAAATGCTTTCCATGGAGCGTGCATGTTTCACTTACTCAATAATTTGAAAGGCAAGTATGGGAGCCATGGAGAAGAGCTACAAATGAAATTCATTGCAGCAGCAAAAGCATACACAAAGACAGAATGTGAACACTACATGAGAGGCCTTGATAGAATTGATAGACGCATTAGACCCTATTTAGAAAAAGCCAAGTATGAAACTTGGGCAAGATCATACTTGCCAACAAAAAGATACACCATGATGACATCCAACATCGCAGAATCACTCAACGCTGCACTAAAAGCTGCAAGAAATCTCCCCATTGATATCTTGGTTGAATGCCTTAGAAGTTTGGTTCAAAAGTGGGTTTGGAACAGCTCAAATAATGCAAATGGAACATTCACAAAAGTCTCTACAGCAACAGAGAATGAATTGAGAAATGACATTGTTTCAAAGATGAAGTATGAG GTCTTGCCTTTCAACACAATAGAATACAAAGTTCGTGATCAAAAGGGGATAAATTTCACAGTAAATATACATAATAGAACATGTACTTACAATAGGTTTCAAGAAGATGAAATACCTTGTGGCCATGCAGTAGCTGTCATTGCAAAGAGAAACTTGAGTGTGTATGATTATTGTGCAAAATTCTACAGAACAGAAATGTTGAAAgcattgtatcaagaaaatgttcATCCTTTGCCCCATAAAGATGAATGGAATCTCCCACAAGACTTGGACATAACAGTACTGCCTCCAAATGCAATAATCCCTACAGGAAGACCAAGAAAGAAACGAATAAGATCAAGAGGGGAACATAAAGTAATAATCACCTGTGGGAAATGTGCACAACCAGGACATAACAGGAAGACTTGCAGGAATCCTCCATTTGAGAAGCCAAACAAACAGAAAAAGCCAAAGACATAG